A portion of the Ricinus communis isolate WT05 ecotype wild-type chromosome 10, ASM1957865v1, whole genome shotgun sequence genome contains these proteins:
- the LOC8289516 gene encoding phosphatidylinositol 4-kinase gamma 8 — protein MRFFKMAVAIDQNHGFRPFNRSQRCRLQSFTHFDYNIHEPSQTNLNHSLKQVFEVANIHRSFSTPCISLSTGFEEEFDLNARVEIVGGHGAPRVRALVVEVAIAMASGVDPMPVSSGLGGAYFLRSRNGDNIAVAKPIDEEPLAFNNPKGFGGLMIGQPGMQHSVRVGGTGIRELAAYLLDHGGFAGVPPTALVKIAHVGFHANDDAADISPPSHKIASLQRFVDHDFDAGELGPSGFSVASVHRIGIFDIRLLNLDRHAGNILVKKNGQHENYAVGTAELVPIDHGLCLPEGLDNPYFEWLHWPQASVPFSETESEYISNLDPFEDAEFLRNELPSLRESSIRVLVLCTIFLKQAATAGFCLADIGEMMTREPCGGEENLSVLENLCAKAKASAVSTSNDEADDDHDGNMNNEQIRDENEEVTIFQFDDESENASNGVSDVPQILPSPSNMDNQSKIPNFSSSRSMPRLHNLALSPPYEEYDYDNNDARHEEKLIKENRRNDDENGSKALGGLTRSISYSVENCNCETESISLGDMSKGEWELFLKCFEKLLPEAFEGTKCMAPKLRLGTSCQF, from the coding sequence ATGAGATTCTTCAAAATGGCAGTAGCCATCGATCAAAATCATGGATTCAGGCCATTTAATCGATCTCAGAGATGCAGACTCCAATCTTTTACTCACTTTGACTACAATATTCATGAACCTAGCCAAACTAATCTTAACCACTCCTTAAAACAAGTGTTTGAAGTAGCTAATATTCACCGAAGTTTCTCCACTCCATGTATTTCCTTATCCACTGGATTTGAAGAAGAGTTTGATCTAAATGCAAGGGTTGAAATTGTTGGTGGCCATGGAGCACCTAGGGTGCGTGCTCTTGTTGTTGAGGTTGCCATTGCTATGGCCTCCGGTGTTGATCCCATGCCAGTGTCAAGTGGACTAGGTGGTGCTTACTTCTTGCGCAGTAGGAATGGTGATAATATTGCTGTTGCAAAGCCAATTGATGAAGAGCCTTTAGCCTTTAATAACCCAAAAGGTTTCGGTGGATTGATGATAGGCCAACCTGGTATGCAACATTCAGTTCGAGTAGGCGGAACTGGAATTCGTGAATTAGCTGCTTATCTACTTGATCATGGGGGTTTTGCTGGAGTTCCTCCAACAGCCTTAGTCAAAATTGCACATGTTGGATTTCATGCTAATGATGATGCAGCTGATATTTCACCTCCGTCCCACAAGATTGCCTCACTCCAGCGATTTGTAGATCATGATTTTGATGCAGGGGAGTTAGGCCCCTCCGGGTTCTCAGTTGCTTCTGTACACCGGATAGGAATATTTGACATAAGACTTCTAAATCTTGATAGGCATGCTGGAAACATACTCGTCAAGAAGAATGGTCAGCATGAAAATTACGCTGTTGGGACAGCTGAGCTTGTTCCTATAGACCATGGGCTTTGCCTACCTGAGGGGCTTGATAATCCTTATTTTGAGTGGCTGCATTGGCCCCAAGCCTCAGTTCCCTTTTCAGAGACTGAATCTGAGTACATATCCAATCTTGATCCTTTTGAAGACGCAGAGTTCTTAAGAAATGAGCTACCTTCTTTAAGGGAATCATCTATTCGCGTTCTTGTCCTTTGCACTATTTTCTTGAAACAAGCTGCTACTGCTGGATTCTGCCTTGCTGATATAGGTGAAATGATGACTAGGGAGCCTTGTGGTGGGGAGGAAAATTTGAGTGTGCTAGAGAATCTTTGTGCAAAAGCAAAGGCAAGTGCGGTTAGCACATCCAATGATGAAGCTGATGATGATCATGATGGTAATATGAATAATGAGCAGATTAGAGATGAAAACGAAGAGGTTACTATATttcagtttgatgatgaaagtgAAAATGCTTCTAATGGGGTTTCGGATGTCCCTCAAATCTTACCAAGTCCATCTAATATGGATAATCAATCCAAAATTCCTAATTTCTCATCTTCAAGATCAATGCCTAGGCTGCATAATTTGGCATTATCTCCACCATATGAGGAATATGACTATGACAATAATGATGCTCGACATGAGGAAAAGCTCATCAAAGAAAACCGTCGCAACGATGATGAGAATGGGAGCAAAGCATTAGGGGGTCTAACAAGAAGCATCAGTTATTCAGTAGAGAACTGTAACTGTGAAACTGAGAGTATATCTCTTGGAGATATGAGTAAAGGTGAATGGGAATTGTTCTTGAAGTGCTTTGAGAAGCTTTTGCCTGAAGCTTTTGAAGGCACCAAGTGCATGGCCCCAAAGCTAAGGTTGGGAACCTCTTGCCAGTTTTAA